A single window of Brachyhypopomus gauderio isolate BG-103 unplaced genomic scaffold, BGAUD_0.2 sc224, whole genome shotgun sequence DNA harbors:
- the LOC143503276 gene encoding uncharacterized protein LOC143503276 yields the protein MATLQFNVVCDEDAEVTRFIPDQTRIGGCVNGTCTVEDKFQKRLELAGNVKMGNISLLIRSAVYNDFGSYECRCGGNTAEIKLKVFVPTVVTARELENVSLPCHGDTRRDARDVEWKKDRQRVVHYNLETDSVSYGRDFKDRFKMTPEGFEDGNLTLLITSVHASDAGLYQCTIHDESREGEPRAVLLKMEENKMDGCLKGKGMDTKVIGVAIMVFIVGVVTPMTVRPKLKAANSQRRKRRSNHPVQEMSTISSETEQLKPSLTLPF from the exons ATGGCAACTCTTCAGTTTAACGTGGTCTGTGATGAGGACGCTGAGGTGACCAGATTCATTCCCGACCAAACCAGAATCGGTGGCTGTGTCAACGGGACGTGCACCGTCGAAGACAAGTTTCAGAAAAGACTTGAACTCGCGGGAAACGTCAAAATGGGGAACATCTCCCTGCTGATCAGGTCGGCTGTCTACAATGACTTTGGCTCCTACGAGTGTAGATGTGGAGGAAATACAGCAGAAATTAAACTAAAGGTTTTTG TTCCTACTGTAGTGACGGCTAGAGAGCTGGAGAATGTATCTCTCCCCTGTCACGGAGACACTCGAAGGGACGCCAGGGACGTAGAGTGGAAAAAAGACAGACAAAGGGTTGTGCACTACAACCTTGAGACTGACAGTGTGAGCTACGGCAGAGACTTTAAAGACAGATTCAAGATGACACCAGAGGGTTTTGAAGATGGTAACCTAACCCTCCTCATCACCTCGGTTCATGCATCCGATGCTGGACTTTATCAGTGCACCATCCATGATGAGTCCCGTGAAGGAGAACCACGTGCAGTCCTACTGAAAATGGAAG AAAACAAAATGGATGGATGTCTTAAAGGCAAGGGAATGGATACAAAAGTCATAGGAGTGGCTATAATGGTATTCATAGTAGGAGTAGTCACACCTATGACTGTAAGACCCAAACTCAAAGCTGCTAACAGTCAGCGAAGGAAAAGAAGATCTAATCATCCTGTCCAGGAGATGAGTACCATTTCCTCAGAAACTGAACAACTCAAACCTTCTTTAACTCTGCCGTTCTAG